One window from the genome of Alphaproteobacteria bacterium encodes:
- a CDS encoding cold shock domain-containing protein translates to MSDISNAGAEVTQKPKQHSGTVVRVKIDQQFGLLQLDGSDTLVYFRIKDVPKTEVDGVKKLAIKKGQRFEFDVEPNDATPTPDNRRYITHEGKVIELKVVGKLVPTDKPAPVAANQSNPDVEISGTVKWFNSKKGFGFIVPDDGGKDVFVHVQHNAGRDLKEGDRVVFDRVVGQRREGEWSVSLIHSVNGEALIAEGEAIKAPIPERIPEDEIHTLKLEVREYEDGLRLALPSPYTFTIPLNQRADAAIFASYPEYHISPNEPLEAGETLSMRVWVSQDGKVMLLPKDYKSGATPQVRYQDATAPDGVTVARGERSFIVEKRATRPVHVRTPRSTGKPGGNEGQK, encoded by the coding sequence GGCGCAGAAGTTACACAAAAGCCCAAGCAGCACAGCGGCACGGTAGTGCGCGTAAAAATTGATCAGCAATTTGGTCTATTGCAACTAGATGGCAGCGACACTCTGGTTTACTTCCGGATAAAAGATGTTCCTAAAACAGAAGTTGATGGCGTTAAAAAACTGGCTATCAAAAAGGGGCAGCGTTTTGAATTTGACGTCGAACCAAACGACGCCACGCCAACACCCGATAACCGCCGTTATATTACCCATGAAGGCAAGGTTATCGAATTGAAAGTTGTCGGGAAATTGGTACCAACCGACAAGCCTGCCCCAGTCGCAGCAAACCAATCAAATCCGGACGTGGAAATCAGTGGAACAGTTAAATGGTTCAATAGCAAAAAAGGATTTGGCTTTATTGTTCCCGATGATGGTGGCAAAGATGTGTTTGTTCACGTCCAACACAATGCGGGACGCGACCTAAAGGAAGGCGACAGGGTTGTTTTCGATCGTGTAGTTGGCCAACGCAGAGAAGGCGAATGGTCTGTATCCCTTATTCATAGCGTGAATGGTGAAGCACTTATTGCCGAAGGCGAAGCTATAAAAGCACCTATTCCCGAACGTATTCCTGAAGATGAAATCCACACCTTGAAGCTGGAAGTGCGTGAATATGAAGATGGGTTACGCCTTGCGCTGCCATCGCCTTATACATTCACAATCCCTTTGAACCAAAGAGCAGATGCAGCGATTTTTGCAAGCTACCCAGAATATCACATCAGCCCGAATGAGCCGTTGGAAGCTGGTGAAACCCTTTCGATGCGCGTATGGGTAAGCCAAGACGGCAAAGTGATGTTATTGCCAAAAGATTATAAGTCTGGAGCAACACCGCAGGTACGTTACCAAGATGCTACCGCGCCTGATGGTGTAACTGTGGCGCGTGGTGAGCGCTCTTTTATTGTTGAAAAAAGAGCTACACGTC